Proteins found in one Tsukamurella paurometabola DSM 20162 genomic segment:
- a CDS encoding Gfo/Idh/MocA family protein, with the protein MSASLRVGLVGAGPWAQETHAPALAAHPGIDFVGGWARNPEAAAALFPQSFDSVDALFAAVDAVAFAVPPNVQAPLAVRAAQAGKHVVLDKPIALDVAGAEELAAAVTAADVRSIVAFTRRFAPETRDFVARAAALDAVAVEAQWLSGAALAGRFAASAWRQEQGALFDVGPHILDLVDAVAGAVESVAAARYDEPSDTWTIQLEHRNGAASTVSLSLRTPAIPTVMRVAAHSGAGVAVLESRDTSAVACFGVLLDEFLESISTGVDHPLGVARGLVLQQLIGRIQDAARATGR; encoded by the coding sequence TTGAGCGCATCGCTGCGGGTGGGTCTGGTCGGAGCGGGCCCGTGGGCCCAGGAGACCCATGCCCCCGCGCTCGCGGCGCATCCGGGCATCGACTTCGTCGGTGGCTGGGCACGCAACCCGGAAGCCGCAGCCGCACTGTTCCCCCAGTCCTTCGACTCCGTCGACGCACTGTTCGCCGCCGTCGACGCGGTGGCCTTCGCGGTTCCGCCGAACGTGCAGGCACCGCTCGCCGTCCGGGCCGCCCAGGCGGGCAAGCACGTCGTCCTGGACAAGCCGATCGCACTCGACGTGGCCGGTGCCGAAGAACTGGCCGCAGCCGTGACGGCGGCGGATGTACGTTCGATCGTCGCGTTCACTCGTCGGTTCGCCCCGGAGACCCGGGATTTCGTGGCGCGCGCCGCGGCCCTGGACGCGGTCGCGGTCGAAGCGCAGTGGCTCTCCGGTGCGGCGCTCGCGGGGAGATTCGCCGCGTCCGCGTGGCGTCAGGAACAAGGTGCCCTGTTCGACGTGGGCCCGCATATCCTCGATCTGGTCGACGCTGTGGCCGGTGCCGTCGAATCCGTTGCCGCGGCGCGGTACGACGAGCCCAGCGACACGTGGACGATCCAGCTGGAACACCGCAACGGCGCGGCCTCGACGGTATCGCTGTCCTTGCGGACCCCGGCGATCCCCACGGTGATGCGGGTGGCTGCGCACTCGGGGGCGGGCGTCGCGGTGCTCGAGAGCCGGGACACATCGGCCGTCGCCTGTTTCGGCGTGCTTCTCGACGAATTCTTGGAATCGATCTCCACCGGGGTCGACCATCCGCTCGGCGTTGCGCGTGGCCTCGTCCTCCAGCAGCTGATCGGGCGGATCCAGGACGCGGCGAGGGCGACCGGTCGATGA
- a CDS encoding 3-oxoacyl-ACP synthase III family protein — protein sequence MSARIAGLASYLPEKRVPAEYFREFADADSRTLSDNPMFAPPAFRHHAAPGESNVDLMCAAIGRLREQVGGNAIDHVEVIFTHSQLPDLPVVGCGGDVARRLRITPSLVLDLHNGGCAAFILMLHLARTVFAAGGAHSALLLTATNAAGTVFTQDRVRVLPQAAIPGDGSAAALVTADPDAGGIAVREVVIAQHSEYAGDMTAAIDPPRKYWEPGTGQLHVGFTESKIASVLARGNRLVPEVTLAAAAACGLHGPQVGHLVTNQPNRTFLRNWREALELPPDRHPDTFDECGNLFAVGVPHTLATAYADGRIASGESVVLGAFAHAGDFAAGALLET from the coding sequence ATGTCCGCCCGAATCGCCGGCCTCGCCTCCTACCTCCCCGAGAAACGGGTCCCGGCGGAGTACTTCCGCGAGTTCGCCGACGCCGACAGCCGCACCCTGTCGGACAATCCGATGTTCGCGCCACCTGCGTTCCGGCATCATGCAGCGCCGGGGGAGTCGAATGTGGACCTGATGTGCGCGGCGATCGGCAGGCTGCGCGAGCAGGTGGGCGGCAATGCCATCGACCACGTCGAGGTGATCTTCACCCACTCCCAGCTACCGGACCTGCCCGTTGTGGGCTGCGGCGGAGACGTCGCTCGCAGGCTCCGGATCACCCCGTCACTGGTCCTGGACCTGCACAACGGTGGCTGCGCCGCCTTCATACTCATGCTGCACCTGGCTCGCACGGTGTTCGCCGCCGGCGGCGCGCACAGCGCGTTGCTGCTCACCGCGACCAACGCCGCCGGCACTGTGTTCACCCAGGACCGGGTCCGCGTACTGCCCCAGGCGGCGATTCCCGGAGACGGTTCCGCCGCCGCGCTGGTCACCGCAGACCCGGACGCCGGCGGTATCGCAGTGCGGGAGGTGGTGATCGCGCAGCACAGCGAATACGCGGGCGATATGACCGCCGCGATCGACCCCCCACGCAAGTACTGGGAGCCCGGCACCGGGCAATTGCACGTGGGTTTCACCGAATCCAAGATCGCCTCGGTGCTGGCCCGCGGCAACCGACTCGTGCCCGAGGTCACGCTCGCCGCCGCGGCAGCCTGCGGGCTGCACGGCCCGCAGGTGGGGCACCTCGTGACCAATCAGCCGAACCGCACTTTCCTGCGCAACTGGCGGGAAGCCCTGGAGCTGCCGCCGGACCGTCATCCGGACACGTTCGACGAATGCGGCAACCTGTTCGCGGTCGGCGTCCCGCACACCCTGGCGACGGCGTACGCAGACGGCCGGATCGCGAGCGGGGAGTCGGTGGTACTGGGCGCGTTCGCGCACGCCGGTGACTTCGCCGCCGGGGCGCTGCTCGAGACCTGA
- a CDS encoding alpha/beta hydrolase produces MLDVPLTAGMLPVVLALAGALGLAALLVRLPRRRPARTVALCVLGGVGLTAVLDFLVEYVWRPFPDRLDPAVLLWVAVALTGVLLAVVHVADRRSWRTAAASGTALIAVFAMAAAEINIVYSAYPVVEDLMPVEYPDTVPAPEAGSKPARGKVVNATIPATTSKFAARPGLVYFPPAYLSAARGRFPVLVLLAGQPGGPRDWFVGGKLARTMDAYAQRHNGVAPVVVVPDATGGPLANPLCSDTRRAKAASYLGVDVPAWIRRSLPVATEPSAWAVGGFSYGGTCALQLATGYPDVYRSFLALSADAEPDLGGPARTLAEGFDGDRAALERNSPLRRMATQRYPDTAGVVVVGTDDPAVQAASVKIRSAAARSGMDVRERRLPGGHSFAVWTPGLAAELDWLGARMGLGD; encoded by the coding sequence ATGCTGGACGTTCCGCTGACCGCGGGCATGCTCCCGGTCGTGCTCGCACTGGCGGGCGCGCTCGGTCTGGCAGCGCTGCTTGTGCGTCTGCCGCGGCGCCGGCCGGCCCGCACGGTCGCGCTCTGCGTGCTCGGCGGGGTCGGCCTGACAGCGGTACTGGATTTCCTCGTGGAGTACGTGTGGCGGCCGTTCCCCGACCGCCTGGATCCCGCGGTGCTCTTGTGGGTCGCCGTCGCGCTGACCGGAGTTCTGTTGGCGGTCGTGCACGTCGCCGATCGGCGCAGCTGGAGAACGGCTGCGGCCAGTGGCACAGCGCTGATCGCGGTGTTCGCGATGGCCGCCGCAGAGATCAACATCGTGTATTCGGCCTACCCGGTGGTCGAGGACCTGATGCCGGTGGAGTATCCGGACACCGTGCCCGCGCCGGAGGCCGGCAGCAAACCTGCGCGCGGCAAGGTCGTGAACGCGACGATTCCGGCGACCACCTCGAAGTTCGCCGCGCGGCCCGGGCTGGTCTACTTCCCACCCGCGTACCTCTCGGCGGCGCGGGGCCGGTTCCCCGTGCTCGTCCTGCTCGCCGGCCAGCCCGGCGGACCGCGGGACTGGTTCGTCGGCGGCAAGCTCGCGCGAACGATGGACGCGTACGCGCAGCGGCACAACGGAGTCGCGCCGGTGGTGGTGGTACCCGATGCGACCGGTGGCCCGCTCGCCAATCCGCTGTGTTCGGATACCCGGCGTGCGAAGGCGGCGAGCTACCTCGGCGTCGATGTCCCGGCCTGGATCCGGCGCAGCCTTCCGGTGGCCACGGAGCCTTCGGCGTGGGCCGTCGGCGGCTTCTCTTACGGCGGTACATGCGCCTTGCAGCTCGCTACCGGCTATCCCGACGTCTATCGCAGCTTCCTCGCGCTGTCCGCGGATGCGGAACCGGATCTGGGCGGGCCCGCTCGCACCCTCGCCGAGGGCTTCGACGGTGACCGCGCGGCCCTGGAGCGCAACAGCCCCCTGCGGCGGATGGCCACGCAGCGCTACCCCGATACCGCGGGCGTCGTGGTGGTGGGCACCGACGATCCCGCGGTGCAGGCGGCCTCGGTGAAGATCCGGTCGGCGGCGGCACGGTCGGGTATGGACGTGCGCGAGCGTCGTCTGCCCGGTGGGCACAGCTTCGCCGTGTGGACGCCCGGCCTCGCCGCCGAACTGGACTGGCTGGGCGCCCGAATGGGCCTCGGGGACTGA
- a CDS encoding sensor domain-containing protein, translating into MNHDGLAALLTDDLYRTFIERSHDSFYIHDVEGRLVAVNPQTCVSTGYSREELLQMNALDIVQMTAEAARIGWAEAFAGRTVLVPAMHRRKDGSTFPVEALLSSHLIGDQRYIVGLSRDISERVASDRAKREAAARLQERVEETKTSSQRTADLLQAVIDAAPDLVYIKDRAGRYQYINAAVAKLSGVAPEDAVGKDDTVLFPGPLAETLMATDRRIMETGVGREVEEYPVVDGVKRTYLSNKSAHRDADGNVIGLIGISRDVTASRSDEERLRRSEARWQFAIDGAGDGIWDWDPLSDRIFYSRQWKQMLGYEDDEIEDSVEAWAALVHPDDFERCWEAVHRVARGEATEYKLELRLLTKSGEWRWIYDRGRAMEWDDDGRPTRIIGTHSDITERHTHEREIRELTHRLQWRADHDDLTELLGRTTFVERATRVVEERRADGAELAVLWVDLDSFKRINDSLGHKVGDLVLRVAAQRLIAACAPDDLVGRLGGDEFIALRPRVLPNDDVLAWTERVRLALARPMEVDGISLTVTCSIGLVESTAQDDIGQLLIDGDLALLHAKRSGRNRVVRHSSTLRASQQERVDLATHIRAKIDSGDIVVRYQPVVDFTTGEMVGAEALTRIAGPNGIELSPGEFLPHLETLGLMTSLAALVLHRACADFASAPELGWVSVNLASEDLLVPYLPATLGRTLDVTALDPARLILEINERVVPEPHILAATRRLSELGPRIALDDFGTGWSSMAQLKDLDLALVKIDRSVVTASTTHDDPQLEAMLTAAIAMARALNLDVIAEGIERVEEARALAAAGARVGQGFLWSPAIDFAALRTWSPEPAS; encoded by the coding sequence ATGAACCACGATGGGCTCGCGGCCCTCCTCACCGACGATCTCTATCGCACGTTCATCGAGCGCTCGCACGACAGCTTCTACATCCATGACGTCGAGGGCCGGCTGGTGGCGGTGAACCCGCAGACCTGTGTGAGCACGGGGTACAGCCGCGAAGAGTTGTTGCAGATGAATGCGCTCGACATCGTCCAGATGACCGCGGAGGCGGCACGCATCGGGTGGGCCGAGGCTTTCGCCGGGCGGACCGTCCTGGTGCCGGCGATGCATCGGCGCAAGGACGGCAGCACCTTCCCGGTCGAGGCACTCTTGTCCAGCCATCTGATCGGCGACCAGCGCTACATCGTGGGCCTCAGTCGCGACATCTCCGAGCGGGTCGCTTCCGACCGGGCGAAGCGGGAGGCGGCAGCGCGCCTGCAGGAGCGGGTCGAGGAGACGAAGACGTCGTCGCAGCGGACGGCGGACCTGCTCCAGGCCGTGATCGATGCGGCACCCGACCTGGTCTACATCAAAGACCGGGCGGGCCGCTACCAGTACATCAATGCCGCGGTCGCCAAGCTCTCCGGCGTCGCACCGGAGGACGCGGTCGGCAAGGACGACACCGTGCTCTTTCCCGGCCCTCTCGCCGAGACGTTGATGGCGACGGACCGGCGGATCATGGAGACCGGCGTCGGCCGTGAGGTCGAGGAATACCCGGTAGTGGACGGCGTCAAGCGCACGTATCTGTCGAACAAGTCCGCCCACCGGGACGCCGACGGGAATGTGATCGGGTTGATCGGCATCTCCCGGGACGTCACGGCGAGCCGTAGCGATGAGGAGCGCCTGCGGCGCAGCGAGGCCCGTTGGCAATTCGCGATCGACGGTGCCGGCGACGGCATCTGGGACTGGGATCCGTTGTCGGACCGCATCTTCTACTCCCGGCAGTGGAAGCAGATGCTCGGGTACGAGGACGACGAGATCGAGGACTCCGTCGAAGCCTGGGCCGCGCTGGTGCATCCGGACGATTTCGAACGATGCTGGGAGGCCGTGCACCGGGTCGCGCGCGGCGAGGCCACCGAGTACAAACTCGAGCTCCGGCTGCTGACCAAGAGCGGTGAATGGCGGTGGATCTACGACCGCGGCCGGGCGATGGAATGGGACGACGATGGACGGCCCACGCGCATCATCGGTACCCATTCCGATATCACCGAGCGGCATACGCACGAGCGCGAGATCCGCGAGCTGACGCACCGGCTGCAGTGGCGCGCCGATCACGATGACCTGACCGAACTGCTGGGACGGACCACTTTCGTCGAACGCGCCACGCGCGTGGTCGAAGAGCGCCGTGCCGACGGCGCCGAGTTGGCCGTACTGTGGGTCGACCTCGACTCCTTCAAGCGCATCAACGACTCGCTCGGCCATAAAGTGGGCGATCTGGTGCTGCGCGTCGCGGCGCAGCGACTGATCGCGGCATGTGCCCCGGACGATCTGGTCGGGCGCCTCGGCGGCGACGAGTTCATCGCGCTGCGGCCCCGCGTGTTGCCGAACGACGATGTGCTCGCTTGGACCGAGCGCGTCCGCCTCGCGCTGGCCCGCCCGATGGAAGTGGATGGGATTTCACTGACAGTGACCTGCTCGATCGGGCTGGTCGAATCCACCGCACAGGACGACATCGGCCAGTTGCTGATCGACGGCGATCTGGCACTCCTGCACGCCAAACGGTCGGGACGCAACCGTGTGGTCCGGCACAGCTCGACGTTGCGCGCCAGCCAGCAGGAGCGGGTCGATCTCGCGACGCACATCCGCGCCAAGATCGACTCCGGCGACATCGTGGTCCGATACCAGCCGGTGGTGGACTTCACCACCGGTGAGATGGTGGGTGCCGAGGCGCTGACCCGGATCGCCGGTCCCAATGGCATCGAGCTCAGCCCCGGGGAGTTTCTACCGCACCTCGAGACCCTTGGACTGATGACCTCATTGGCCGCCCTCGTCCTGCACCGTGCGTGCGCGGATTTCGCCTCCGCTCCGGAATTGGGGTGGGTGTCGGTGAACCTCGCCTCGGAGGACCTACTGGTTCCCTACCTCCCCGCCACACTGGGCCGGACGCTCGACGTGACCGCCCTCGATCCCGCGCGACTGATCCTCGAAATCAACGAGCGTGTCGTGCCCGAGCCGCACATCCTGGCGGCCACCCGGCGGTTGTCCGAGCTCGGCCCGCGCATCGCGCTCGACGACTTCGGTACGGGCTGGTCCAGCATGGCTCAACTCAAAGACCTCGACCTCGCGTTGGTGAAGATCGATCGATCGGTCGTCACGGCCTCCACCACGCACGACGATCCCCAATTGGAGGCGATGCTCACGGCGGCGATCGCCATGGCGCGAGCCCTGAACCTCGATGTGATCGCCGAAGGTATCGAACGGGTGGAGGAGGCTCGGGCCCTGGCCGCCGCCGGTGCCCGGGTCGGGCAGGGGTTCCTGTGGAGCCCCGCCATTGATTTCGCGGCGCTCCGGACCTGGTCTCCGGAGCCCGCTTCCTGA